A genomic window from Pecten maximus chromosome 4, xPecMax1.1, whole genome shotgun sequence includes:
- the LOC117326622 gene encoding multiple epidermal growth factor-like domains protein 6, with translation MATRKILVGKYVVLILFFILDTIRSENGYQHRFAGYQLYVSNTTNSPTDGVLCFEDNSSTNSSVQLVVTHQCPYVGQYVTVYNYRSSTKRYNWYSDEALLELCEVQVFGCQVGRYGDGHCNNQCPGTCYGGNCNSTTAACFYCIPGKYGNTCDQDCPANCRDMLCEKSTGNCIDCVPQTYGIRCEYDCSTSCQGQLCEKVNGNCYDCVPQKYGIGCEQSCSTNCQGRLCEKVNGNCDGCIAGWYDVTCLLTCPVTCKDFLCHPQTGHCLDCYPGKYGVVCGADCPDTCTDNICNKDNGHCLSTGLTTESPNTNESSVESYLIAVLAVVCGLFLAALGAIAVLVFFLR, from the exons ATGGCGACGAGAAAGATTTTGGTTGGAAAGTACGTGGTTCTGATCCTGTTCTTTATTTTGGATACAATCAGATCTGAAA ATGGTTATCAGCACAGATTTGCAGGATATCAGCTTTATGTATCAAATACCACCAACTCGCCAACAGACGGTGTCCTCTGTTTTGAGGACAACAGTAGCACTAACAGTTCAGTACAGTTGGTGGTGACACACCAGTGCCCGTATGTAGGTCAATATGTAACCGTGTACAACTATAGAAGCAGCACAAAAAGATACAACTGGTATAGTGATGAAGCTCTTCTGGAGTTATGTGAGGTACAGGTGTTTG GATGTCAAGTAGGGAGATACGGTGACGGACACTGTAACAATCAGTGTCCAGGGACCTGTTATGGTGGTAACTGTAACTCCACAACAGCTGCCTGTTTCT ATTGCATTCCCGGAAAGTACGGTAACACATGTGATCAGGACTGTCCTGCAAATTGTAGGGATATGTTGTGTGAAAAGTCCACGGGAAACTGTATTG atTGTGTTCCTCAGACGTACGGCATTCGATGTGAATATGACTGCTCTACAAGTTGTCAGGGCCAACTGTGTGAGAAAGTAAACGGGAACTGTTATG ATTGTGTTCCTCAGAAGTATGGCATTGGCTGTGAACAGTCTTGTTCTACGAATTGCCAGGGCCGACTGTGTGAGAAAGTCAACGGAAACTGCGATG GGTGTATAGCTGGATGGTATGATGTAACATGTTTACTTACTTGCCCAGTGACGTGCAAAGACTTTTTGTGTCATCCACAGACCGGACATTGCTTAG ATTGTTACCCAGGAAAGTACGGAGTGGTGTGTGGTGCTGATTGTCCGGACACATGTACGGACAACATCTGTAATAAGGACAATGGACACTGTCTATCCACTGGTCTAACCACTG AATCACCTAACACAAACGAGTCCTCAG TCGAATCTTATCTAATAGCCGTCTTGGCTGTTGTTTGTGGGCTGTTTTTAGCTGCATTGGGCGCCATAGCAGTGTTGGTATTCTTTCTTCGGTAA